One window of the Archangium primigenium genome contains the following:
- a CDS encoding TetR family transcriptional regulator, translating into MSKEPTQSAGRADILAAALREFADHGFTGATTAGIARRAGVTQPLVHHHFGSKQGLWLAVLSQFHQDLNEALSHTIQEAEEEGVDRRTRLSRLLRTLVAFLGRHPELSRLLRTESNASGAPFEELHTRWISGQVELFQRELAAAVEDGTLRPVDPRLTYPLLIGACIQPFAEPGTVQRAFGLDMHHPANVELYADFVVDVLLRGLGGPPEPPRAPRTRRR; encoded by the coding sequence GTGAGCAAGGAACCCACCCAGAGCGCGGGGCGCGCCGACATCCTCGCGGCGGCGCTGCGCGAATTCGCCGACCACGGCTTCACGGGCGCCACCACGGCGGGGATCGCCCGGCGCGCGGGCGTCACCCAGCCCCTGGTCCACCACCACTTCGGCTCCAAGCAGGGGCTGTGGCTCGCGGTGCTGTCCCAGTTCCACCAGGATCTCAACGAGGCCTTGTCGCACACCATCCAGGAGGCGGAGGAGGAGGGCGTGGACCGGCGCACGCGGCTGTCGCGACTGCTGCGCACGCTCGTGGCCTTCCTGGGCCGCCACCCCGAGCTCAGCCGGCTGCTGCGCACCGAGAGCAACGCGAGCGGCGCCCCCTTCGAGGAGCTGCACACCCGGTGGATCTCCGGACAGGTGGAGCTGTTCCAGCGCGAGCTGGCGGCCGCCGTGGAGGATGGCACGCTGCGGCCCGTGGACCCGCGGCTGACCTACCCGCTCCTCATCGGCGCCTGCATCCAACCCTTCGCCGAGCCGGGGACGGTCCAGCGCGCCTTCGGCCTGGACATGCACCATCCCGCCAATGTGGAGCTCTACGCGGACTTCGTCGTGGACGTGCTCTTGCGAGGCCTCGGCGGTCCCCCCGAGCCGCCCCGTGCGCCGCGAACCCGGCGCCGCTAA
- a CDS encoding alpha/beta hydrolase — protein sequence MPSASPPLHPDLQRIARLHPNITMTRPVLAVMRLIMRFMPKTRIPEDVVVQDTRVPGPSGAPPVRVRTYRPRQPAPGPTPALLWIHGGGYILGLPEMDDFLCIDFARELGILVVSVDYRLAPEHPFPGPLEDCYAALTWLFAQAGALDVLPERIAIGGASAGGGLAAALAQRAHDRAEVRPCFQLLVYPMLDDRTTRRTDIDGTHHRTWNQGSNVFGWRAYLGHEPGGAEAPTHAVPARREDLSGLPPAWLGVGTHDLFHDEDLAYARRLEAAGVPCAVTVVPGAFHGFEVIARSAGVSREFRGVYTAALRGALFPG from the coding sequence ATGCCATCCGCCTCCCCTCCCCTCCATCCCGATCTGCAACGGATCGCGCGCCTCCACCCGAACATCACGATGACCCGGCCGGTGCTCGCCGTGATGCGCTTGATCATGCGCTTCATGCCCAAGACGCGCATCCCCGAGGACGTGGTCGTCCAGGACACGCGGGTGCCCGGGCCCTCCGGGGCGCCGCCCGTCCGCGTGCGGACCTACCGGCCCCGACAGCCCGCCCCCGGCCCGACTCCGGCGCTGCTGTGGATTCACGGGGGCGGCTACATCCTCGGCCTGCCGGAGATGGATGACTTCCTGTGCATCGACTTCGCCCGGGAGCTGGGCATCCTCGTCGTCTCCGTGGACTACCGGCTGGCGCCCGAGCACCCCTTTCCGGGCCCGCTGGAGGACTGCTACGCGGCGTTGACGTGGCTCTTCGCCCAGGCGGGCGCGCTCGACGTCCTTCCCGAGCGCATCGCCATCGGCGGGGCGAGCGCGGGCGGCGGGCTCGCGGCGGCGCTGGCGCAACGGGCCCATGATCGCGCCGAGGTCCGCCCCTGCTTCCAACTGCTCGTCTACCCGATGCTGGATGACCGCACGACGAGGCGCACGGACATCGACGGCACGCACCACCGCACCTGGAACCAGGGCAGCAACGTGTTCGGGTGGCGTGCCTACCTGGGCCACGAGCCGGGGGGCGCGGAGGCGCCGACCCATGCCGTCCCCGCGCGGCGCGAGGATCTCTCGGGGCTGCCGCCGGCCTGGCTCGGCGTGGGCACCCATGACCTGTTCCACGACGAGGACCTCGCGTACGCCCGTCGCCTGGAGGCCGCGGGCGTGCCCTGCGCCGTCACCGTGGTGCCCGGCGCCTTCCATGGCTTCGAG